In Solanum pennellii chromosome 3, SPENNV200, a single window of DNA contains:
- the LOC107013732 gene encoding pectinesterase inhibitor 4-like, whose amino-acid sequence MASSCQSLIFLLFSIVLFLSQTHVLVTAAKDSNTNFVKTKCQITTYPSLCVKTLIPYASSVKTNSTKLCKEALNVATKGARDATAIVLNLKKQKGITRYEAAAIKDCIEDVKDAVYELKLAVEAIGHLGDKDKAFQLANAKTYASAAITDADSCTGGLTDQGKVNPKVMDAISRSMAVVIKLSSNALSLINHIYE is encoded by the coding sequence ATGGCGTCTAGTTGCCAAAGCTtgatttttctcctcttttcaaTTGTTCTATTCTTGTCACAAACACATGTTCTAGTCACAGCTGCCAAAGACTCTAACACAAACTTCGTCAAAACCAAATGCCAAATCACTACATACCCGTCACTCTGCGTAAAAACACTAATTCCCTATGCATCTTCTGTTAAAACAAACTCCACAAAACTTTGCAAAGAAGCCCTTAACGTAGCCACAAAAGGCGCACGAGATGCCACTGCCATTGTCTTGAATCTGAAAAAACAAAAGGGAATTACGCGATATGAAGCCGCGGCTATTAAGGACTGCATAGAAGATGTGAAGGATGCAGTGTACGAACTGAAGCTAGCTGTTGAAGCAATAGGACATTTAGGCGATAAAGATAAAGCATTTCAGTTGGCTAATGCTAAAACATATGCAAGTGCTGCTATAACAGATGCAGACTCGTGCACAGGTGGGTTAACTGATCAGGGTAAGGTAAATCCAAAAGTGATGGATGCTATAAGTAGAAGTATGGCTGTTGTTATTAAACTTAGCAGTAATGCCTTGTCACTCATTAACCAtatttatgaatga
- the LOC107013475 gene encoding pectinesterase inhibitor 4-like, with product MDGKTLIFPILAIVLFITQTATGTKESYTNFIKTKCNQTTEPTLCVKTLMPYACTVKNNPIILCREALKVAIKGTRSAGVLVSNLEKKEGISKYEAVAFRDCVEAVKSAEDELRKTVKTIGHLNGAEDKESQLHNAISYTSSVLTNVQTCIYGFDELEEKANPNVAMGISRSMGVIIDLSSNALSLITHL from the coding sequence atggatGGCAAAACCTTGATTTTCCCCATTTTGGCAATAGTTTTATTCATCACACAAACAGCTACAGGTACGAAAGAGTCGTACACAAACTTCATCAAAACCAAATGCAACCAAACCACAGAGCCTACACTTTGTGTGAAAACCCTAATGCCGTATGCTTGTACCGTGAAAAACAACCCCATAATACTTTGCAGAGAAGCCCTTAAAGTAGCGATAAAAGGCACACGCAGCGCGGGTGTGCTTGTGTCGAATCTTGAAAAAAAGGAGGGAATTTCCAAATATGAAGCTGTGGCTTTTAGAGACTGCGTAGAAGCTGTGAAAAGTGCAGAAGACGAACTGAGGAAGACTGTTAAAACAATAGGACATCTAAATGGTGCTGAAGACAAAGAATCTCAGTTGCATAACGCTATATCGTACACAAGTTCTGTATTAACAAATGTACAAACATGCATCTATGGTTTCGACGAATTGGAGGAAAAGGCAAATCCCAATGTGGCGATGGGGATATCTAGAAGCATGGGTGTTATTATAGATCTCTCCAGCAATGCCTTGTCGCTCATTACCCATCTTTAA